Proteins encoded by one window of Yamadazyma tenuis chromosome 2, complete sequence:
- the LAC9 gene encoding lactose regulatory protein lac9 and GAL4-like protein (COG:B; EggNog:ENOG503NXWI) → MLPEDVEVQDLLRIAENEDDDNELENIHNNFFKQINLTSKELSKAPVTLKSINDLSAKMAKDESPNIKPGKSLEFQPEDYLINIKNSDLNLFDEREDFNTSANVYDSSIDGMAALSNDTGLRFDLDASNGYFGINSSNGLLKFLQLKSERNGNSIIELNLNGLSNTEELEEETEYVLHDEINIIWKSLNSTRLEDLLDNSEFQSLMVENFFEQYYQVYPIINQKRFFKNYNRFKETANVNFEDHKMISFMILLNTILALGVWCKFGEYSKIHTYYYQKVKEFSSKINMFEYSDTQLLDSFVLLSNYVQKTNKPNTGWSYLGLATRVATSLGLHKEVRTDKLTNNNLQVFEELEIRKRQWWGMYFFDVGTTLTFGRPLAIPPLSTIDLEPVSNIDDSLLQQNYSIDQVKVSYPTIYTTLIYESELTKISTRIYNYNCTVLKLKNDKSKMIGLLDMNDILEAFVKTLPAFYDPDEFVAKNAYLTQRREGGYNETEVPKWFSLSRLRLISRYNNLQILIFRYILWETSDSAKDVTHMGLVRRCKSVCFDASIKTVFVVHSFIENNELDYLCSWYATYFLFQAILIPILKIVIDQNVNYNETSSEGQNHNEELFKYVEKAIECFNKLKKYNKLAGKFIRLINVLLYGKPDPNKTLWNDLSKNNFEMFNDFDDFFDSNLLDINI, encoded by the coding sequence ATGCTACCAGAGGATGTGGAGGTACAAGATCTCTTGAGAATAGCTGAAAATGAGGATGACGACAATGAGCTTGAAAATATccacaacaacttcttcaaacaaatcaacCTCACCCTGAAAGAATTGAGTAAAGCTCCCGTGACCTTGAAATCGATCAACGATTTGAGTGCAAAAATGGCCAAAGATGAATCTCCCAATATTAAACCAGGTAAGAGCCTAGAGTTCCAGCCCGAGGACTACTTAATAAACATTAAAAATAGTGATCTCAACTTATTTGATGAGCGAGAggacttcaacacctcgGCAAACGTCTATGACTCCAGTATAGACGGAATGGCTGCATTATCTAATGACACTGGTTTGAGGTTTGACTTGGATGCTTCAAATGGATACTTTGGGATAAATTCAAGTAATGGATTATTGAAGTTTTTACAGTTGAAGTCGGAGAGAAACGGGAACAGCATTATTGAACTTAATTTGAACGGGTTAAGTAATacagaagagttggaagagGAGACTGAATATGTGCTACATGATGAGATCAACATAATATGGAAAAGCTTAAATTCCACTAGGCTTGAAGATCTATTGGATAATCTGGAGTTTCAATCTCTCATGGTGGAAAACTTCTTCGAGCAGTATTATCAAGTGTATCCTATCATCAATCAAAAGcggttcttcaagaattaTAATCGATTCAAAGAAACTGCCAATGTTAATTTTGAAGATCACAAAATGATATCTTTCATGATTCTTCTAAACACCATATTAGCCCTTGGTGTGTGGTGTAAGTTTGGAGAATATTCCAAGATTCACACCTATTATTATCAGAAAGTTAAAGAGTTCTCTCTGAAAATCAATATGTTTGAGTACAGTGACACTCAATTGTTGGACAGTTTTGTGTTGTTGAGCAACTACGTTCAgaaaacaaacaaaccaaACACTGGATGGAGTTATCTAGGCTTGGCCACCCGAGTTGCCACAAGTTTGGGTTTACACAAAGAGGTGAGAACCGATAAACTAACAAATAacaatcttcaagtttttgaagaacttgaaataAGAAAAAGACAGTGGTGGGGAATGTATTTCTTCGATGTGGGGACCACTCTTACTTTTGGAAGACCTTTGGCCATACCACCGTTGAGTACCATCGACTTAGAGCCTGTTTCTAATATTGATGATTCCTTGTTGCAACAAAATTACTCGATAGACCAGGTTAAGGTGTCATATCCCACGATATACACCACACTAATTTACGAGTCTGAGTTGACAAAGATATCCACTAGAATCTATAACTACAACTGTACCGTGTTAAAGTTAAAAAACGACAAATCAAAGATGATTGGACTTCTAGATATGAACGACATCCTAGAAGCTTTTGTTAAAACCCTACCAGCGTTTTACGATCCagatgagtttgtggctAAAAATGCATATCTCACTCAACGTCGAGAAGGTGGTTATAATGAAACTGAAGTGCCGAAATGGTTCTCCTTGTCTAGACTTCGATTGATCTCCAGGTATaataatcttcaaattttGATTTTTAGATACATATTATGGGAGACAAGCGACTCCGCCAAGGATGTCACCCATATGGGGCTTGTACGGAGGTGTAAAAGCGTATGTTTTGATGCCTCGATTAAAACTGTGTTTGTTGTCCACAGCTTCATTGAGAATAACGAGCTAGACTATCTTTGCTCTTGGTATGCTACTTATTTCCTTTTCCAAGCCATTCTAATCCctattttgaagattgtAATTGACCAAAATGTCAATTATAATGAAACATCTTCGGAGGGGCAGAATCATAATGAAGAACTCTTCAAGTATGTGGAGAAGGCCATAGAAtgcttcaacaaactcaagaAATACAATAAATTGGCTGGTAAATTTATTCGGTTGATCAATGTACTTCTCTACGGAAAACCAGATCCAAACAAGACCCTATGGAATGATTTGAGCAAGAACAATTTTGAGATgttcaatgactttgatgatttcttcgaTTCCAATTTGTTAGATATCAATATTTAG
- a CDS encoding uncharacterized protein (COG:S; EggNog:ENOG503PMRT) — translation MYRLIRRYSTNVHSIKSAMISKDFKVAAELVTKSVLSTTECTSLLKQCRDTNDSAVASIALELGKRSFKKNHQNTYFMLMSFINCNDLGTLRNLKQFWDKSVRGNWKIESSPIKALYYSIFVHTYSNLNQPVLALEWYVRTFLSISKTNEIASSRLPTVKLLCLLLDVRDCDGVSQVLNMVHEEETKKHTNSTQTSVVTKATWLNCLSMAAEENNYELMRTIYDLYLMKDFKNEGISDTDILFRSGLSEYLENKGVTKQSVDIILGILASNGDIERTLELIEFYHTHSVFKGESASPGESFIFALEAFCMETGPSDWEDAPKDYENYHDTSVEKILDLIGIYTARSVDSKLDYKDISNFMSNKFTHFKAYDHHIEAKLQQKESFRLHKELELVQHPSVQTSPFGNIMANMNILKSFVSSHVKFVQSREYPAETVTLFINCVLNHINVTSNFSGIIQALIELQNLNANFSEWLDQDSYDIILNSLAQSGLKMVSLHLFKYLRSRTKLTHEHYACFISSILRGDFHSQLHYYMYYYSKDYDGHIGPKTKHLLESLPATVTKENSDTERIIMNLDNLYFTIPEPDDPKTTKSSLPGFNRTYHFEYDSRDLSYISYLFK, via the coding sequence ATGTACCGACTAATACGAAGATACTCCACAAATGTTCATAGTATCAAAAGTGCCATGATCCTGAAGGATTTTAAAGTAGCTGCTGAGTTGGTGACTAAATCGGTCCTTTCAACCACCGAGTGTACCTCTTTACTCAAACAATGCAGAGACACCAACGACTCAGCAGTTGCAAGCATAGCTTTAGAACTCGGAAAGAGatccttcaagaagaaccaccAGAATACTTACTTCATGTTGATGTCCTTTATAAACTGCAATGATCTCGGTACGCTTCGTAACTTGAAGCAATTTTGGGATAAAAGTGTACGAGGTAACTGGAAAATTGAGTCTTCGCCTATCAAAGCTTTGTACTACTCCATATTTGTACACACATATTCCAATTTGAACCAGCCAGTGTTGGCTTTGGAGTGGTATGTTCGGACCTTTTTATCTATTTCAAAGACCAACGAGATTGCTTCCAGCAGACTACCTACAGTCAAGCTTCTTTGTCTATTACTTGATGTAAGAGACTGCGATGGTGTTAGCCAAGTATTGAATATGGTAcacgaagaagaaacaaaaaaGCACACCAACTCGACACAAACTAGTGTTGTAACCAAAGCAACATGGCTCAATTGCTTGTCTATGGCAGCTGAGGAAAACAATTACGAATTGATGAGAACCATTTACGACTTATACTTAATGaaagacttcaaaaatgaaGGCATAAGTGATACTGACATCCTATTCCGGTCCGGTTTATCTGAATATTTGGAGAACAAGGGTGTCACCAAACAGCTGGTTGATATTATTTTGGGAATATTAGCTTCGAATGGTGATATCGAGAGAACTTTAGAGTTAATCGAATTTTACCATACTCACCTGGTGTTCAAGGGAGAATCTGCTTCTCCCGGTGAACTGTTCATTTTTGCCTTAGAGGCATTTTGCATGGAGACAGGTCCCAGTGATTGGGAGGATGCTCCAAAGGATTATGAGAATTATCATGATACAAGTGTGGAGAAGATCTTGGATCTTATTGGAATCTACACTGCCAGATCTGTTGATAGCAAACTTGACTACAAGGATATATCTAATTTCAtgtccaacaagttcacTCACTTCAAAGCATACGATCACCATATCGAAGCCAAACtacaacaaaaagagaGTTTTAGGCTTCATAAAGAGCTTGAACTTGTGCAGCACCCCAGTGTGCAGACTTCGCCATTTGGAAACATTATGGCCAACATGAATATCCTCAAGTCATTTGTGAGTTCCCACGTCAAGTTCGTTCAATCTCGTGAATATCCAGCAGAAACCGTGACTTTGTTCATAAACTGCGTGTTGAATCACATCAACGTCACTCTGAACTTCTCAGGTATTATTCAAGCCTTGATTgaattgcaaaatttgAATGCAAATTTCAGTGAATGGCTAGACCAGGACCTGTACGATATTATTTTGAACAGCTTAGCACAATCAGGCTTAAAAATGGTCTCCTTGCATttattcaagtacttgagaTCCCGTACCAAATTGACCCATGAACACTATGCGTGTTTCATTTCTAGCATTTTAAGGGGTGATTTCCATTCCCAACTTCATTACTACATGTATTATTACTCCAAGGACTATGATGGACATATCGGTCCCAAAACCAAGCATCTATTAGAAAGTCTCCCAGCGACTGTGACGAAAGAAAACAGTGATACTGAGCGAATAATcatgaacttggacaatCTATACTTCACTATACCCGAACCAGATGATCCCAAGACCACAAAGTCCCTGCTCCCGGGATTTAACAGAACCTACCATTTCGAGTATGACTCAAGGGACTTATCGTACATTTCGTATTTATTTAAGTAG
- a CDS encoding uncharacterized protein (EggNog:ENOG503PVQY), with the protein MSASVTGYLTSSQYTFPVYDSTVEANPQIPKDLLLSHSLRLERTVPISHPIRSNIPLNNVLSSKDGSDFENPLSDLLQFSRAKIERYIQNSQNIKPVPPPIKTNSITISKRQEVGRTTPITNKTIFFSPSGKGKIVSTPVSKRKSSMNLKQKLLKMDSASLVNMTKPQPPMSSSLWFHNDNKFKDESFTNDQEDSDYDHLACHADNIMRMAVDSTMLGSTFNSSFSSSFSNSFMAENTGKDFFDKEAKQAILEGLNF; encoded by the coding sequence ATGTCGGCCTCAGTTACCGGCTACTTGACTTCTTCCCAATATACTTTCCCTGTGTATGACAGCACTGTCGAAGCCAATCCTCAGATTCCCAAAGACTTGCTTCTCAGCCACTCTTTGAGACTAGAAAGAACAGTACCGATTTCACATCCTATTAGGAGTAACATACCTTTGAACAATGTCCTTAGTTCAAAGGACGGTTCTGATTTCGAGAATCCTTTGCTGGACCTTTTACAATTCAGTAGGGCTaaaattgaaagatatATCCAAAACTCACAGAACATAAAACCAGTTCCTCCTCCAATCAAGACCAattccatcaccatctcAAAGAGACAAGAGGTTGGAAGAACCACCCCCATTACCAACAAAACCATATTCTTTTCTCCTTCTGGAAAGGGTAAGATAGTCTCTACTCCtgtttccaaaagaaaGAGTTCCATGAATCTCAAACAAAAATTGTTAAAGATGGACCTGGCTTCTTTAGTGAATATGACAAAGCCTCAACCTCCAATGAGCCTGCTGTTATGGTTTCACAACGATAATAAGTTCAAGGATGAGAGTTTCACAAAtgaccaagaagattcGGACTACGACCATCTCGCATGTCATGCTGACAATATTATGAGAATGGCAGTGGATTCTACAATGTTGGGATCTACTTTCAACTCGAGTTTCTCATCGAGtttctccaactcgttCATGGCTGAGAACACCGGGAAAGATTTTTTCGATAAAGAAGCAAAACAAGCCATTCTCGAGGGTTTGAACTTTTGA
- the MRPL33 gene encoding mitochondrial 54S ribosomal protein uL30m (EggNog:ENOG503P5MP; COG:J), which produces MFYKITQLRSTIGMPPVVRKNMEALGLTKRYQIKYQKVSPSTAHRLIKVKELVKVELVDEAKTPAQVAQERKFPKGFQIQKGEAVNKYE; this is translated from the coding sequence ATGTTCTACAAGATCACCCAGCTTCGTTCTACCATAGGAATGCCTCCCGTGGTGCGTAAGAACATGGAGGCTTTGGGGTTGACCAAAAGATACCAAATTAAATACCAGAAAGTTTCCCCTTCGACTGCCCATAGATTGATTAAAGTGAAAGAATTGGTGAAAGTCGAGTTGGTAGACGAAGCTAAGACGCCGGCGCAAGTGGCTCAAGAAAGAAAGTTTCCTAAAGGATtccaaattcaaaaagGTGAAGCTGTTAACAAGTATGAGTGA
- a CDS encoding uncharacterized protein (EggNog:ENOG503NWFH; BUSCO:EOG09260APA; COG:O), which translates to MELDEYESDDLLNALSRQSDQLILQITNKVQRLPLDHSHIVVDSIVNLINEFEMGPNLLDSVLTPIIESLIQFYINEWDKTNFPNEMTRAIGVVVYNLAKVRGFKPISNFFPSDVYMVIKILAMLQRNDLDENETFFNLLWLTNLVLVPFSFEKHMINNFFDISLFHLKKHSNGSKNQQCSSILMSRFLSRPDLIQLGYLDEYLCGLFENWDETIESEKLGHFMVINKLLKICPKSSILTYTNKIYDQIIQLELMNLKIGRMNKLNLSFIIKILCKLAEDFAAENQYSLIEKIMDNLINDVLKFFNESLETNLRYKLSKSLSGISKSLVRVVNYHEQILIYLIQQLDLSIDISEPSDYSSISMSTFLDVDIDFDQISIATYHTILLYLGYMALNRILPLHIYPAALSIVHKTLFTHQRRYSNNVGNQLKDSSCFILWSIMKSLSTSDYEQLESTNPTMFMQLFIDLIEVSIFDKDLIIRRCGVSVLQEVVGRIGNRLIKTEDRMLKGQQTILFVEIFASNNVSTVSESFKSLDKLLGMGLDKGLLVEMIIRNILKNDDDFEYQKLLSSKLIQFMKTSSEANLPLSISRPVPDYMAISNTFAEMNHSLYLQSELWRNFEDTNEHTKIVDIKDFSDGKAEDFIEFVAYRCNAGCVDDLEHFFEKIVHTKRDTSDRLVKLFTLMSKKRIGISDNVFKTVAHYLPASFTKSIFYLETLTQPQIQRLLLIVHSAHLDYEIRFNLIVCLHKVYSSSKLINANQLNHLIELLNDYTTTEQGDVGSKIREALLNFIQDFLPAFIASASTLTESLWRISGEPIGKLRTKAFSILLKLNGVDFSLETMSEYSYYKHLFQFYDSNASTQEEVTQFWKGIILSIGGLTGETTNIKASFKQFILYLDMKDQDGKNSIFKEILSLITKKNIESQKTLKEYMHGLNLMVKMFESNSYVPTEYLSSLYVKAYNLQINCSNLIRIKLSLRVMMWLCIQGQDKKTATISIKRIINVIKTHRVSPIRTYCMELFYEILLERHDPKHEELETLDIDDKQSVDHITKYLLTLYT; encoded by the coding sequence ATGGAACTAGATGAATATGAGTCGgacgacttgttgaatgcTTTGAGCAGGCAGTCGGATCAATTGATACTACAGATCACAAACAAGGTCCAGAGGCTCCCCCTAGACCATAGTCATATTGTGGTAGACTCAATCGTCAACCTTATCAATGAGTTTGAGATGGGCCCCAATCTTTTGGATTCGGTTTTGACACCAATTATTGAGTCACTAATCCAATTCTACATCAACGAATGGGATAAGACAAACTTTCCCAACGAGATGACGCGTGCAATTGGAGTGGTGGTCTACAATTTGGCAAAAGTACGAGGGTTTAAACCCatttccaatttcttccCCAGTGATGTCTACATGGTGATAAAGATCCTTGCCATGCTCCAAAGAAATGACCTTGACGAGAATGAAactttcttcaaccttCTTTGGCTCACAAACTTGGTTCTTGTTCCATTTTCTTTCGAGAAGCATATGATTAATAACTTCTTCGATATTTCGTTGTTCCATCTTAAGAAACACTCAAATGGATCCAAAAACCAGCAGTGTTCACTGATTTTGATGTCGAGGTTCTTAAGCAGACCCGATCTCATCCAATTGGGATACCTTGATGAGTATCTTTGTGGATTGTTTGAAAACTGGGATGAGACAATCGAGTCTGAGAAATTGGGTCACTTTATGGTGATTAATAAATTACTCAAAATATGCCctaaatcttcaattttgaCGTATACGAATAAGATATATGATCAGATAATCCAGCTTGAGCtaatgaacttgaagattggGAGAATGAACAAATTGAATCTACTGTTTATAATCAAAATACTTTGCAAATTGGCagaagattttgcagccgaGAACCAGTACAGCCTCATCGAGAAAATCATGGATAATTTGATAAACGATGttctcaagttcttcaatgaaTCATTAGAAACGAACTTAAGATACAAATTGTCCAAAAGCTTGAGCGGAATCAGTAAAAGCCTTGTTCGGGTGGTGAATTATCATGAGCAGATATTAATCTATTTAATACAGCAATTGGATTTGAGCATTGATATATCAGAACCCTCTGATTACAGTTCTATTTCGATGTCTACCTTTCTTGATGTGgacattgattttgatcaaatatCGATTGCAACTTACCACACCATATTGTTGTACTTGGGGTATATGGCATTGAATAGAATCCTTCCTTTACATATATACCCTGCTGCGTTGAGCATTGTGCACAAGACACTATTCACACACCAAAGGAGATACAGCAACAATGTTGGAAATCAATTGAAggattcttcttgttttaTACTTTGGTCTATCATGAAATCATTGAGTACATCCGACTATGAACAACTCGAGTCTACCAATCCAACTATGTTTATGCAGCTTTTCATTGATCTCATAGAAGTTTCCATTTTCGATAAAGATTTGATAATCAGAAGATGTGGTGTTTCTGTGCTTCAAGAGGTTGTaggaagaattggaaacaGATTGATCAAAACTGAGGATAGAATGCTTAAAGGACAGCAGACAATCCTTTTCGTTGAGATATTTGCGTCCAACAACGTGAGTACAGTATCAGAATCTTTCAAAAGTTTGGATAAGCTTCTTGGAATGGGACTTGATAAGGGATTACTTGTGGAAATGATCATACGAAACATCCTAAAAAACGACGATGATTTTGAGTATCAGAAGCTTCTCTCTTCCAAGCTCATTCAGTTTATGAAAACCAGCTCAGAAGCGAACTTGCCATTGAGTATTTCGAGACCTGTTCCTGATTATATGGCCATTTCTAATACATTTGCCGAAATGAATCATTCCTTGTACCTCCAAAGTGAATTGTGGAGaaactttgaagacaccAATGAACATACTAAGATAGTGGATATAAAAGATTTCAGCGATGGAAAAGCAGAAGATTTCATCGAATTTGTGGCATACCGTTGTAATGCAGGCTGTGTTGATGATCTAGAGcatttctttgaaaaaattgttCATACGAAGAGGGATACCAGTGACAGGCTTGTGAAACTCTTTACATTGATGTCCAAAAAGAGAATAGGGATTTCAGacaatgtcttcaaaaccGTAGCTCATTATTTGCCGGCATCATTCACCAAAAGCATCTTTTACCTTGAAACACTTACACAACCGCAAATTCAACGTCTTCTTTTGATCGTGCACTCAGCTCACCTTGATTATGAGATCCGATTCAACTTGATAGTTTGCTTGCATAAGGTTTATTCCTCTTCAAAGCTCATAAATGCTAATCAGCTCAATCACTTGATTGAACTATTGAATGACTATACCACTACAGAGCAAGGTGATGTCGGAAGCAAGATTAGGGAAGCTCTACTCAATTTCATACAAGACTTTTTACCGGCTTTCATAGCTTCAGCTTCTACTTTAACTGAGTCACTTTGGAGAATATCGGGAGAACCGATAGGGAAATTGAGGACCAAAGCTTTCAGCATTCTTCTTAAACTAAATGGAGTTGACTTTTCTTTAGAAACCATGTCGGAATACTCCTACTACAAGCATCTATTTCAATTCTACGATTCAAATGCCAGCACTCAGGAAGAAGTCACTCAGTTTTGGAAAGGCATAATTCTCAGCATCGGAGGTCTTACAGGAGAAACCACTAATATCAAAGCGTCTTTCAAGCAGTTCATTTTGTACTTAGATATGAAGGACCAAGATGGAAAGAATAGCATATTCAAAGAAATTTTGTCTCTTATTACCAAGAAAAATATTGAGCTGCAAAAAACCTTAAAAGAGTACATGCATGGATTAAACTTAATGGTGAAAATGTTTGAATCCAACTCTTATGTTCCTACAGAATATCTATCATCCTTATATGTAAAGGCTTATAATCTCCAGatcaattgttcaaatttGATTAGGATCAAATTAAGTCTTCGGGTGATGATGTGGCTCTGTATTCAGGGTCAAGACAAAAAAACCGCCACTATTAGCATCAAAAGAATCATAAATGTGATTAAAACACACAGAGTCCTGCCCATACGAACATACTGTATGGAGCTTTTTTATGAAATACTTTTGGAGAGACATGACCCAAAACATGAAGAGTTAGAGACCCTTGACATTGATGACAAACAGCTGGTTGATCACATCACCAAATATTTATTGACATTATATACGTAA